From Quercus lobata isolate SW786 chromosome 1, ValleyOak3.0 Primary Assembly, whole genome shotgun sequence, one genomic window encodes:
- the LOC115953362 gene encoding uncharacterized protein LOC115953362 — MEKLAFALVTVARKLKPYFQAHTVNVLTDKPLRWAMSNPEAAGRLALWAIELSEFDIQYCPRTAIKGQVVSDFIAEFTHDKDKGAEKSPHWSIYTDGSSNRQAGGAGIVLLSPKRDMVKLNGDYECKGERMKRYLDQVRKRVDDLETKIVQIPKGENEQADRLAKTISAEHIIVLGNVLSFVQISPLIDANDVQEIGFESNWTTPLVSYLKNGVLPDEKEVTRKLKVQAVRFVLIKDILYKKGFSRPYLRCLGKEEADYVMREVHEGICGNHSGSKSLLHKLVRAGYYWPTMQKDAEAYVKTCDKCQWFSNIIRQPTEELTPMTALWSFAQWGLDIVGPFPTVVRQLKFLIVGIDYFTKWVEAETLATITEKNVRSFV, encoded by the exons atggagaaacttgcctttgcattagtAACAGTAGCTCGCAAGCTCAAGccatactttcaagcccatacagTGAACGTTCTGACCGATAAACCCTTACGATGGGCGATGAGCAATCCTGAAGCTGCGGGTCGACTAGCGCTATGGGCAATAGagttgagtgagtttgatatcCAGTATTGCCCACGGACtgccatcaaaggacaggttGTCTCGGACTTTATAGCAGAGTTCACTCACGAcaaagacaagggggcagaaaAGTCCCCTCATTGGAGCATATATACAGACGGGTCATCCAACAGACAAGCCGGGGGGGCCGGCATCGTACTACTGTCGCCCAAAAGGGACATGGTTAagt TAAATGGAGACTatgagtgcaagggcgaaaGGATGAAGAGGTACCTTGATCAAGTAAGGAAAAGAGTAGACGATCTAGAGACCAAAATCGTCCAAATCCCCAAAGGAGAAAATGAGCAAGCTGATCGTCTTGCCAAGACCATTTCAGCAGAACATATTATCGTCCTtggtaatgtactctcttttgttcAGATTTCTCCACTAATAGATGCCAACGATGTACAGGAGATTGGCTTTGAGAGTAACTGGACCACACCGTTGGTTTCGTACTTAAAGAATGGCGTCTTGCCAGATGAGAAGGAAGTCACGAGAAAGCTGAAGGTCCAGGCAGTAAgattcgtcttgataaaagatatcttgtataaaaaaggTTTCTCCCGTCCATATCTGAGATGCTTGGGTAAGGAAGAAGCGGACTACGTCATGAGGGAggtacacgaggggatttgcgGAAACCATTCGGGGTCAAAGTCATTACTGCACAAGCTTGTGcgagcagggtactattggcccaccatgcagaaggatgccgaggCTTATGTTAAGACCTGTGACAAATGCCAATGGTTCAGCAATATTATTAGACAACCAACCGAAGAGTTGACCCCGATGACGGCCCTATGGTCGTTCGCTCAGTGGGGATTAGATATTGTGGGACCATTCCCTACAGTAGTACGGCAGCTGAAGTTCCTGATAGTAGGCATCGACTACTTtacaaagtgggtggaagctgaaaCTTTGGCCACCATTACGGAAAAGAACGTACGGAGTTTTGTCTGA